The Kluyveromyces lactis strain NRRL Y-1140 chromosome B complete sequence genome contains a region encoding:
- the MRPL36 gene encoding mitochondrial 54S ribosomal protein bL31m (similar to uniprot|P36531 Saccharomyces cerevisiae YBR122C MRPL36 Mitochondrial ribosomal protein of the large subunit), whose amino-acid sequence MLKSLIAKRFASGGTAYHGVNQVSLPKRPLRKIRLGKARPAIYHQFDVQVELSDGSVITRCSQFPKNEIRLIQDQRNCPLWNQSRDGMVMMDANSSGRVDKFKQKYGSVYSMEEQAAESTGKKETAKKLQETEPEPSTDDFGMDDYLTLLNTNAVQVQKGGKMATKKKDKK is encoded by the coding sequence ATGTTGAAGTCACTAATTGCGAAAAGATTTGCCAGCGGAGGCACAGCGTACCATGGTGTGAATCAAGTTTCTCTACCCAAGAGACCATTGAGAAAGATCCGTTTAGGTAAAGCTAGACCAGCTATCTACCACCAATTCGACGTACAAGTAGAGTTAAGTGACGGGAGTGTCATCACACGTTGTTCGCAGTTCCCAAAGAACGAAATCAGACTAATTCAGGATCAGAGAAACTGTCCACTATGGAATCAATCTAGAGACGGTATGGTCATGATGGATGCCAACTCCAGTGGCAGAGTTGATAAGTTCAAGCAGAAATATGGATCTGTATATAGTATGGAAGAACAGGCAGCTGAATCTACAGGAAAGAAGGAAACAGCCAAGAAGTTACAGGAAACTGAACCTGAACCCAGCACCGATGACTTTGGTATGGACGACTATCTAACTCTATTAAACACAAATGCCGTACAGGTACAAAAAGGTGGTAAGATGGCCACcaaaaagaaggataagaaATAA
- the DIB1 gene encoding U4/U6-U5 snRNP complex subunit DIB1 (highly similar to uniprot|Q06819 Saccharomyces cerevisiae YPR082C DIB1 component of the U4/U6aU5 tri-snRNP) — MGSVFLPHLHTGWHVDQAIVTEKERLVVIRFGTDNNKECMLMDEILYSIAEKVKNFAAIYLCDIKEVPDFNEMYELYDPMTVMFFYQNKHMMCDFGTGNNNKMNFVIDDKQEMIDILETIFRGARKNKGLVVSPYDYSDRRID; from the coding sequence ATGGGTAGTGTATTCCTTCCGCATTTGCATACAGGATGGCATGTCGACCAAGCGATTGTTACAGAGAAGGAAAGATTAGTTGTTATACGATTCGGCACTGACAACAACAAAGAGTGTATGCTAATGGACGAGATACTCTATTCTATTGCTGagaaagtgaagaattTTGCTGCGATTTACCTTTGTGACATCAAAGAGGTGCCTGACTTCAACGAGATGTATGAGCTTTACGATCCAATGACAGTTATGTTCTTCTATCAGAACAAACATATGATGTGCGATTTTGGAACAGGTAACAACAATAAGATGAACTTTGTAATTGATGACAAACAAGAGATGATAGATATACTGGAGACTATTTTCCGAGGAGCCAGAAAGAATAAAGGTCTTGTTGTTTCTCCGTATGATTATTCAGatagaagaattgattaa
- the GRS1 gene encoding glycine--tRNA ligase (highly similar to uniprot|P38088 Saccharomyces cerevisiae YBR121C GRS1 glycyl-tRNA synthase), producing MSVEEVQQAKKAVEFSRESLESVLKRRFFYAPAFELYGGVSGLYDYGPPGCSFQANIVDVWRKHFVLEEDMLEVDCTMLTPYEVLKTSGHVDKFSDWMCKDPKTGEIFRADHLVEEVLEARLKGDKEARGLATDANAEAEADAEKKKRKKKVKEIKAIKLDDAVVQEYEQILAKIDGYSGAELGELMVKYDIGNPVSGDKLEPPRAFNLMFETAIGPSGQYKGYLRPETAQGQFLNFNKLLEFNNGKTPFASASIGKSFRNEISPRSGLLRVREFLMAEIEHFVDPNDKSHKRFQDIKDIKLKFLPREVQQSGSTVPLEKTVGEAVATKLVDNETLGYFIARIYQFLIKIGVDPERLRFRQHMANEMAHYAADCWDAELQTSYGWIECVGCADRSAYDLTVHSNKTKEKLVVREALETPIEVTKWEATLVKKLFGPKFRKDAPKVEARLLAFSQEELESYSAQLKKDGKITLKVEGMEGDVEVDDKMVSIEKVTNTEHIREFVPNVIEPSFGIGRIIYSIFEHSFWSRPEDTARAVLSFPPLVAPTKVLLVPLLNNPELSKITAQVSQILRKEQIPFKVDESGVSIGKRYARNDELGTPFGVTIDFDSVTDGSITLRERDSTKQVRGSVADVIKAIREITYQGVSWEEGTKDLAPFNSQAESE from the coding sequence ATGAGTGTCGAAGAAGTGCAACAGGCTAAGAAGGCCGTTGAATTCAGCAGAGAAAGTTTGGAATCAGTTCTGAAGAGAAGATTTTTCTATGCTCCAGCATTTGAATTATATGGTGGTGTTTCAGGTTTGTATGACTATGGTCCACCAGGTTGTTCTTTCCAAGCCAACATCGTTGATGTGTGGAGAAAGCATTTCGTcttagaagaagatatgTTGGAAGTTGACTGTACCATGTTAACCCCATACGAGGTGTTGAAGACATCTGGTCATGTTGACAAGTTCTCTGATTGGATGTGTAAAGATCCAAAGACTGGTGAAATTTTCAGAGCTGATCATTTGGTCGAAGAAGTCTTGGAAGCTAGATTAAAGGGTGATAAAGAAGCCAGAGGCTTGGCTACCGATGCTAACGCTGAAGCTGAAGCTGACGCcgaaaagaagaagagaaagaagaaggtcAAGGAAATCAAGGCCATCAAATTAGATGACGCCGTTGTGCAAGAATATGAACAAATTCTAGCCAAGATTGATGGTTACTCTGGTGCTGAATTGGGTGAATTAATGGTGAAATACGACATCGGTAACCCAGTCTCTGGTGACAAATTGGAACCACCAAGAGCTTTCAACTTGATGTTCGAAACCGCTATCGGTCCTTCCGGTCAATACAAAGGTTACTTGAGACCTGAAACTGCTCAAGGTcaattcttgaactttAACAAATTGTTGGAATTTAACAACGGTAAAACTCCGTTCGCATCTGCCTCCATTGGTAAGTCTTTCAGAAACGAAATCTCCCCAAGATCTGGTTTGTTGAGAGTTCGTGAATTTTTGATGGCTGAAATTGAACATTTCGTTGATCCAAATGACAAGTCTCACAAGCGTTTTCAAGACATCAAGGACATcaagttgaagtttttgCCTCGTGAAGTCCAACAATCTGGTTCCACTGTGCCACTAGAGAAAACCGTTGGTGAAGCCGTTGCCACTAAGTTAGTCGATAACGAAACCTTGGGTTACTTCATTGCCAGAATTTACCAATTCTTGATCAAGATTGGTGTTGACCCAGAAAGATTAAGATTCAGACAACACATGGCCAATGAAATGGCTCACTACGCTGCTGACTGTTGGGATGCTGAATTGCAAACCTCTTATGGTTGGATTGAGTGTGTTGGTTGTGCCGACAGATCCGCTTACGATTTGACTGTTCACTCCAACAAGACAAAGGAAAAGTTGGTTGTTAGAGAAGCTTTGGAAACCCCAATTGAAGTTACCAAATGGGAAGCCACCTTGGTCAAGAAGTTGTTCGGTCCTAAATTCAGAAAAGATGCTCCAAAAGTGGAAGCCCGTTTACTAGCATTTTcacaagaagaattagaatcCTACTCTGctcaattgaagaaagatggTAAGATCACTTTGAAGGTTGAAGGTATGGAAGGTGAcgttgaagttgatgacAAGATGGTTTCTATTGAAAAGGTCACCAACACCGAACATATCAGAGAATTCGTACCAAACGTCATCGAACCATCTTTCGGTATCGGACGTATCATCTATTCCATCTTCGAACACTCCTTCTGGAGCAGACCAGAAGACACTGCCAGAGCCGTGTTATCATTCCCTCCACTAGTTGCTCCAACCAAGGTTCTATTGGTTCCTCTATTGAACAACCCAGAATTATCGAAGATTACTGCCCAAGTTTCACAAATCTTGAGAAAGGAACAAATCCCATTCAAGGTTGACGAATCTGGTGTCTCTATCGGTAAGAGATATGCCCGTAACGATGAATTAGGTACTCCATTCGGTGTCAccattgattttgattccGTCACTGATGGTTCCATCACTTTGAGAGAAAGAGACTCTACCAAACAAGTCAGAGGTTCCGTCGCGGACGTCATCAAGGCTATCCGTGAAATCACTTATCAAGGTGTTTCATGGGAAGAAGGTACCAAGGACTTGGCCCCATTCAACTCTCAAGCTGAATCAGAATAA
- the CBP6 gene encoding Cbp6p (similar to uniprot|P07253 Saccharomyces cerevisiae YBR120C CBP6 Translational activator of COB mRNA), with product MSQATKESAKQLVKLLEKFPKERVKHLISFKESQLDRFRPVAGIETGSASEQSKPSLAEIKDIINRTSGPLGLKKDLLKKVQEALPEEHFNDTQIQEQIRSLNAIMSDKYKNYYAVGDKLYKPAGNPIYYKRLHDEIEGKGKETFFTAMRTVVFGK from the coding sequence ATGTCGCAAGCAACAAAAGAAAGTGCTAAGCAATTAGTGAAGCTGTTAGAGAAGTTCCCTAAGGAGCGTGTTAAGCATCtcatttcattcaaagagtcACAACTAGATAGGTTCCGTCCAGTTGCCGGAATAGAAACCGGTAGTGCCTCTGAGCAAAGTAAGCCTTCTCTTGCAGAGATTAAGGATATTATCAACAGAACTTCTGGCCCATTaggtttgaagaaagatctATTAAAGAAAGTTCAAGAGGCTTTACCAGAAGAACATTTCAACGATACTCAAATCCAAGAACAGATAAGATCGTTGAATGCTATAATGAGCGATAAATATAAGAATTATTATGCTGTAGGGGACAAATTATACAAGCCAGCAGGTAACCCAATTTATTACAAAAGATTGCATGACGAAATCGAAGGTAAGGGTAAGGAAACTTTCTTTACAGCTATGAGAACTGTCGTATTTGGTAAGTAA
- the MUD1 gene encoding Mud1p (similar to uniprot|P32605 Saccharomyces cerevisiae YBR119W MUD1 U1 snRNP A protein homolog of human U1-A involved in nuclear mRNA splicing), translated as MPYKASIYRQAMVSTLYLSNLPSRPDSLSKFRALLLSSVNSDHRSISNDVSTRFDLNSKKETSEADAVTPVLDEKYQIIEVSRYGSRPLRRSCFVTFKDSDSCNTFLIEFQGKLKINGRKINIKLANTDSFAALYYQGQQKQLQDELRLRTRKAVDNSQPKTKTKNEVLKRRLRRARSKLRKKDLDEETIQKLLSKPRKTNPEGTNKTAMSQQSEKVSSTKKVFDIVGNPPHHVLLVQNLPKDVTQQELEKLFVSDGFKEVRLVSVRNLCFVEYDSTANATKVVETLGHDHPFKNVTIKIGYAKK; from the coding sequence ATGCCATACAAAGCTAGTATCTATCGGCAAGCAATGGTCAGTACCTTATATCTGTCGAATCTACCGTCGAGGCCCGACTCATTGTCCAAATTCAGAGCCTTACTACTATCAAGTGTTAATTCAGATCATCGTTCTATTTCAAATGATGTTAGTACAAGATTCGATCTGAACtcgaagaaagaaactAGTGAGGCTGATGCGGTTACACCAGTACTCGATGAAAAGTATCAGATCATAGAGGTATCAAGGTATGGCTCAAGACCCTTGAGGAGGTCTTGTTTCGTCACTTTTAAGGACTCAGACAGTTGTAATACGTTCCTTATAGAATTTCAAGGCAAGCTCAAGATTAATGGGAGAAAGATAAATATAAAGCTGGCGAATACGGATTCTTTCGCAGCTTTGTACTACCAGGGACAACAGAAACAGCTACAGGATGAACTTCGGTTACGTACACGTAAAGCTGTGGATAATTCACAGCCCAAGACCAAGACAAAAAACGAagtgttgaaaagaaggttaAGAAGAGCTAGAAGTAAGCTTAGAAAGAAGGATTTGGACGAAGAAACCATACAGAagcttctttcaaagccCAGAAAAACAAATCCTGAAGGTACCAACAAGACTGCTATGTCACAGCAGTCGGAGAAAGTTTCCTCCACTAAAAAAGTCTTTGACATTGTCGGAAATCCCCCTCACCATGTCCTATTGgttcaaaatcttccaaaAGATGTTACTCAgcaagaattggaaaagttATTTGTCTCAGATGGATTTAAAGAGGTTAGATTGGTCAGTGTCAGAAATCTTTGCTTTGTTGAATATGATTCTACAGCAAATGCCACTAAAGTTGTTGAAACCTTAGGTCATGATCATCCATTCAAGAATGTAACGATAAAGATTGGATACGCCAAGAAATGA
- the TEF2 gene encoding translation elongation factor EF-1 alpha (highly similar to uniprot|P02994 Saccharomyces cerevisiae YPR080W TEF1 functions in the binding reaction of aminoacyl-tRNA (AA-tRNA) to ribosomes translational elongation factor EF-1 alpha) codes for MGKEKSHVNVVVIGHVDSGKSTTTGHLIYKCGGIDKRTIEKFEKEAAELGKGSFKYAWVLDKLKAERERGITIDIALWKFETPKYQVTVIDAPGHRDFIKNMITGTSQADCAILIIAGGVGEFEAGISKDGQTREHALLAFTLGVRQLIVAVNKMDSVKWDESRFQEIVKETSNFIKKVGYNPKTVPFVPISGWNGDNMIEATTNASWYKGWEKETKSGVVKGKTLLEAIDAIEPPSRPTDKPLRLPLQDVYKIGGIGTVPVGRVETGVIKPGMIVTFAPAGVTTEVKSVEMHHEQLEEGLPGDNVGFNVKNVSVKEIRRGNVCGDSKNDPPKAAASFNATVIVLNHPGQISAGYSPVLDCHTAHIACKFDELLEKNDRRSGKKLEDSPKFLKSGDAALVKFVPSKPMCVEAFSDYPPLGRFAVRDMRQTVAVGVIKSVDKTDKAGKVTKAAVKAGKK; via the coding sequence ATGGGTAAGGAAAAGTCTCACGTTAACGTTGTCGTTATTGGTCACGTCGATTCTGGTAAGTCTACCACTACCGGTCATTTGATCTACAAGTGTGGTGGTATTGACAAGAGAACCATTGAAAAGTTCGAAAAGGAAGCCGCTGAATTGGGTAAGGGTTCTTTCAAGTACGCTTGGGTTTTGGACAAGTTAAAGGctgaaagagaaagaggTATCACCATCGATATCGCTTTGTGGAAGTTCGAAACTCCAAAGTACCAAGTTACCGTTATCGATGCTCCAGGTCACAGagatttcatcaagaacATGATTACTGGTACTTCTCAAGCTGACTGTGCTATCTTGATTATTGCTGGTGGTGTCGGTGAATTCGAAGCCGGTATCTCCAAGGATGGTCAAACCAGAGAACACGCTTTGTTGGCTTTCACCTTGGGTGTTAGACAATTGATTGTTGCTGTTAACAAGATGGATTCCGTTAAGTGGGATGAATCTCgtttccaagaaattgTCAAGGAAACCTCTAACTTCATCAAGAAGGTCGGTTACAACCCAAAGACTGTTCCATTCGTCCCAATCTCTGGTTGGAACGGTGACAACATGATTGAAGCCACCACCAATGCTTCATGGTACAAGGGTTGGGAAAAGGAAACCAAGTCCGGTGTCGTCAAGGGTAAGACCTTGTTGGAAGCTATTGACGCTATCGAACCACCATCCAGACCAACTGACAAGCCATTGAGATTGCCATTGCAAGATGTCTACAAGATTGGTGGTATCGGAACTGTGCCAGTCGGTAGAGTCGAAACCGGTGTTATCAAGCCAGGTATGATTGTTACCTTCGCCCCAGCCGGTGTTACTACTGAAGTTAAGTCCGTCGAAATGCACCACgaacaattggaagaaggtCTACCAGGTGACAACGTCGGTTTCAACGTCAAGAACGTTTCCGTTAAGGAAATCAGAAGAGGTAACGTCTGTGGTGACTCCAAGAACGATCCACCAAAGGCTGCTGCTTCTTTCAACGCCACTGTTATCGTCTTGAACCATCCAGGTCAAATCTCTGCTGGTTACTCTCCAGTTTTGGATTGTCACACTGCTCACATTGCTTGTAAGTTCGACGAATTGTTGGAAAAGAACGACAGAAGATCCGGTAAGAAGTTGGAAGACTCTCCAAAGTTCTTGAAGTCCGGTGATGCTGCTTTGGTTAAGTTCGTTCCATCTAAGCCAATGTGTGTTGAAGCCTTCTCTGACTACCCACCTCTAGGTAGATTCGCTGTCAGAGACATGAGACAAACCGTCGCTGTCGGTGTTATCAAGTCCGTTGACAAGACTGACAAGGCCGGTAAGGTCACCAAGGCCGCTGTCAAGGCTGGTAAGAAATAA
- the MRL1 gene encoding Mrl1p (similar to uniprot|Q06815 Saccharomyces cerevisiae YPR079W MRL1 Membrane protein) — protein sequence MTISLRSYKLVIGLLLLLAFAGTLEVSVASSDNKAKDPVPHDGKGDNGRNDDDQEDPFCSVVNPNTGGFIDLSWLSSTPNEEKHDGNKDRNRKEQSKTRWLVKGWEYNTNFTLGICSSSVGSELKDQLKDTTGAYYVDHANSDKLVSIGDFSSTPKFTGKKLTMTYEGGDTCPNGVDKKSTLINFVCDKEIATKAQISFIGQLHNCSYFFEVRSIHACPISNIGNDINAVGIFASIIAVFLLIEIARRVVYELLVVEKRHNGDSGGTSEVPRWVNTEQEPLWRRILRSVPWSGLGRKKSNKNLVRLRTRENTGISIDMEQQNELLDSLDIEANSME from the coding sequence ATGACTATTTCACTTCGATCGTACAAGCTTGTGATAGGGCTTCTTCTGTTATTGGCTTTTGCCGGAACACTTGAAGTATCGGTAGCCTCTTCGGATAATAAAGCCAAAGATCCAGTACCTCATGATGGCAAAGGTGATAATGGTCGCAATGATGACGATCAAGAGGATCCATTTTGCTCGGTAGTGAACCCAAATACCGGTGGGTTCATTGATTTATCCTGGCTATCAAGTACCCCCAATGAGGAGAAACACGATGGGAACAAGGATAGAAATAGGAAGGAACAGTCTAAAACCAGATGGTTAGTGAAAGGATGGGAATATAATACTAATTTCACATTAGGtatttgttcttcatctgtCGGCAGCGAATTGAAAGATCAGTTAAAAGATACCACAGGTGCATATTACGTGGACCATGCTAATTCAGATAAGTTGGTTTCAATTGGGGATTTCAGCAGTACTCCAAAATTCACCGGGAAGAAACTCACAATGACATACGAGGGTGGAGATACCTGTCCGAATGGAGTCGACAAGAAGAGTACCTTAATAAACTTCGTGTGTGATAAAGAGATCGCCACGAAGGCTCAGATCAGTTTTATTGGTCAATTACACAATTGTtcttatttctttgaagtaaGAAGTATACATGCATGTCCAATTTCGAACATTGGCAATGACATCAACGCAGTTGGAATCTTTGCCAGTATCATAGCCGTTTTCCTGTTGATTGAAATTGCAAGAAGAGTAGTGTATGAATTACTAGTCGTAGAGAAGAGACACAATGGAGACAGTGGTGGAACTAGCGAAGTACCAAGATGGGTAAACACCGAGCAAGAACCACTATGGAGACGAATCCTGAGAAGTGTACCATGGAGCGGGTTAGgcagaaagaaaagtaacAAAAATCTGGTTAGACTAAGGACAAGAGAGAATACCGGAATCAGTATAGATATGGAACAACAGAACGAGTTGTTAGATAGTTTAGATATTGAGGCAAATAGCATGGAGTGA
- a CDS encoding uncharacterized protein (no similarity), which translates to MTDTLNIESDANSSRKLVVLRSEMESMFSKIDTIDTSITVEDPEWVGELEEGKVKTKWDTFKSIFKKTKTFNMNSGVSFDSRMIISRDFVLNVDEHAESPRFGDVQEPFESYVSDLKPTRSIKHKYQVISLVSRKFQLNTPKFEDMGKGSFAFFWEQFKNNFT; encoded by the coding sequence ATGACAGATACATTAAATATCGAATCTGATGCAAATTCCTCACGTAAGTTGGTTGTACTTCGTTCCGAAATGGAAAGCATGTTCAGTAAAATCGATACTATAGACACTTCCATAACGGTTGAAGATCCAGAATGGGTAGGGGAATTAGAAGAAGGCAAAGTTAAAACAAAATGGGACACGTTTAAGTCGATATTcaagaaaaccaaaactTTTAACATGAATAGCGGCGTATCGTTCGATTCCAGAATGATCATTTCCCGAGATTTTGTATTGAATGTGGATGAACATGCAGAATCCCCACGTTTCGGAGACGTTCAAGAACCATTTGAAAGTTATGTCagtgatttgaaaccaacAAGATCAATAAAACACAAATATCAAGTGATATCCCTGGTTAGCAGAAAattccaattgaatacACCGAAGTTTGAAGATATGGGGAAGGGCTCGTTCGCCTTTTTTTGGGAGCAATTCAAGAACAACTTTACATGA
- a CDS encoding zinc-dependent alcohol dehydrogenase (uniprot|P49384 Kluyveromyces lactis KLLA0B09064g ADH3 Alcohol dehydrogenase III mitochondrial precursor) — MLRLTSARSIVSPLRKGAFGSIRTLATSVPETQKGVIFYENGGKLEYKDIPVPKPKPNEILINVKYSGVCHTDLHAWKGDWPLPTKLPLVGGHEGAGVVVAMGENVKGWNIGDFAGIKWLNGSCMSCEYCELSNESNCPDADLSGYTHDGSFQQYATADAVQAARIPKGTDLAEVAPILCAGVTVYKALKSANLKAGDWVAISGAAGGLGSLAVQYAKAMGYRVVGIDGGEEKGKLVKQLGGEAFVDFTKTKDMVAEIQEITNGGPHGVINVSVSEAAMNASTQFVRPTGTVVLVGLPAGAVIKSEVFSHVVKSINIKGSYVGNRADTREAINFFANGHVHSPIKVVGLSELPKVYELMEQGKILGRYVVDTSN; from the coding sequence CCCATTGCGTAAGGGTGCTTTTGGTTCCATCAGAACCTTAGCTACCTCTGTGCCAGAAACCCAAAAGGGTGTTATTTTCTATGAGAATGGTGGTAAATTGGAATACAAGGACATTCCAGTTCCAAAGCCAAAGCCAAATGAAATCTTGATCAACGTCAAGTACTCCGGTGTGTGTCATACCGATTTGCACGCATGGAAGGGTGACTGGCCATTGCCAACCAAGTTGCCATTGGTCGGTGGTCACGAAGGTGCTGGTGTCGTTGTTGCTATGGGTGAAAACGTCAAGGGCTGGAACATTGGTGACTTTGCGGGTATCAAATGGTTGAACGGTTCTTGTATGTCCTGTGAATACTGTGAATTGTCCAATGAATCCAACTGTCCAGATGCTGACTTGTCTGGTTACACCCACGATGGTTCTTTCCAACAATACGCTACCGCAGATGCTGTTCAAGCTGCCAGAATTCCAAAGGGTACCGATTTGGCTGAAGTTGCTCCAATTCTATGTGCCGGTGTTACTGTTTACAAGGCTTTGAAAAGTGCTAACTTGAAGGCTGGTGACTGGGTTGCCATCTCTGGTGCTGCTGGTGGTCTAGGTTCTCTAGCTGTCCAATACGCCAAGGCCATGGGTTACAGAGTCGTTGGTATCGACGGTGGTGAAGAAAAGGGTAAGTTGGTCAAGCAATTGGGTGGTGAAGCCTTTGTTGATTTCACCAAAACCAAGGACATGGTTGCTgaaatccaagaaatcaCCAACGGTGGTCCACACGGTGTCATTAACGTCTCTGTTTCTGAAGCTGCCATGAACGCTTCCACTCAATTCGTCAGACCAACTGGTACTGTCGTATTGGTCGGTTTGCCAGCTGGTGCCGTCATCAAGTCCGAAGTCTTCTCCCACGTCGTTAAGTCTATTAACATCAAGGGTTCTTACGTCGGTAACAGAGCTGACACCAGAGAAGCTATCAACTTCTTCGCTAACGGTCACGTCCACTCTCCAATCAAGGTTGTTGGTTTGTCCGAACTACCAAAGGTTTACGAATTGATGGAACAAGGTAAGATTTTGGGTAGATACGTTGTTGACACCTCCAACTAG